The genomic segment TCATCTCTGACCAATGCCGGGAATTTTACCTGCGGGTATTGTGATCAACAATCGATTTTACGTCTAACATGATGACGTCACTCAACATAAGCCTAAAGCTAACTTATATAAATACTATTTATCACTGTTTTCGTTTGATATAGTAAATGTATGTCGACTTATAGATAAAACCACGGACTTCTAGATATATCACATAATTTAAGTATGTGATAAAAATGTTGATCGAATACGTGAATCCACAGGGGCTTGGCGTGAATccataaaaaatatctttaaacatttgtttttattttattctttttatgGTAACGTTGCGTGgattaaaaatacattattcCTCAAACCCTAACAAAACACGTCAGAATTTGGacatatattaaaacatgatatgccacaattttgaaaacaaagcaaaaagtGATATAAAGACAAAATATCTTTGATTAGATATCATCAAAAAAGAACTACCGTTTTAATTTCGATCAAATTTTGAATGAGTTCACGACTGTCTAGGACATGATATCGATCTTATTACACAATATTCTAGTGCATAATATTCCTTACGTTTTGTTCGACTCCAGCTTCGGAGGCGACTAATGTGTCCTGTCCACGTGAATTTAATCTTTTTTCTTCATATCATTGTTTCATATGGTGGTGTCTCCTTAGACAGCCGTTGTCATATTGATCATGCCTGATTTACCAAATACAAAACAAAGCACTGCCATATTATTTCTTCTAATGATTGTGTTATTCTATAGAATCataatttgtatttttctttCCTTCCAGTGATATAGACTTTGCAGTCATGGAGAATTCCTACGATGTTTCGCCCGAGGCCTTGGACAAAATCCAAAAAATCGCCCGAGCTGAAATGTATGGCAGATCGCAACTTTTGAAATTGGACAATAAACTTAGAGATCTCGACAAGCGGATCCGGAAGTACCAAGACCACAAACCTTATAAACACGTGCTGAAACAAAGGCGCAAAGTGACCTCAGGCGTTCGGAACATGTTCGCCAAATACGTCCAGAGAAAGTCCATACAGGCTACGAAACTTGTCATTCAAAACTTTGCTGAAACAATGCTAGCGCGTCATAGGACGAGTCAAAGCACGAGACCAGTGGCATCTGATGACGAAACACCAACGACGAGTGATCCCAATGGAGCGGAAACACAAACGAGAGAGTATTCTCCGGAAAGTGACGGACATTGATTGGGAAAAAAAACCTGACGGGCCTTCCGTATGTTGTtaaatgaggtagtcaccaactactaccagGAGACCCCGCCTGAAAATGAAAATGGCTTTTCACGGGGAAAAAACCCACAAACAAACGATTGGATGGACACAATTAAGGAGTCTATAATCCATTTGGTTTTAAATGGTGAAACACTATCTAAACGTTTACGAGAATGCCTCAAGATCGACGTATGAACCATGTGCTGTTCAAATCGAGCTCAATATAATATTTGAGCAGGTGCCTTTTGTTACACAAACGTAGGGGCTTCACCGGGTTATTCCGCCAGGTGGAAAACAGCATTTAGAACCTGATGGAAAGACTCGAGTGGTTTCCGATTGGAGGACCGTTCTCGGCCAATTTTGCCAAGAAACGGAATCAAATCGTGCCTTAGCGGAGATAACCAAGATGGTGGTGTTGGACTGATTTTGATtcattatttatgtaaattatttatctgaccaaaatatgttttaatttaattcatacaaaaatatgttttaaattcaatgagttttgatattgtatatatttattttgttattgtttgtgtTAACTTTGTTGTTGATACTATTATCATCGATGGTGCTAAATGAACCTCGTATATTAAAACActgataacaatataatatattggtATCGTCATTATTTGGACTTTTCTACTTTAAGATGGAGTTGTCGCTCCTTACCTTGGTAAAGATCAAGATTTCGCTTCTAACATAACATTGTCATTACTTTTAACTCTTTAATTTACTATCGGAAAGCCACCCGGGTCTTTCCGTCATGATAGTGGTTTTCCGATAGTCAGAATGCCTAACTAGCCATTGCAAAGTGTATAGAAAAGCCACACGAGAGGCCAGGGAAAAGTGGTCCTTTCTACACAGGTGACCTGTATACACAGGTTCCTATGTATTCCATTCGTCTCGCCGACTATCGTCAGTGATCTGTCGGCATGTTTGTGAACCAGAACAcgtggtctttatagacagattgGTCTCGCCGACTAtcgtcagtgttctgtcggaaCCAGAACAcgtggtcattatagacagaTTTGTCTCGCCGACTATCGTCAGTGATCTGTTGGAACCAGAACAcgtggtctttatagacagattgGTCTCGCCGACTGTCGTCAGTGATCTGTCGGCATGTTTGGGAACAAGAACAcgtggtcattatagacagaTTCGTCTCGCCGACTATCGTCAGTGATCTGTCGGAACCAGAACAcgtggtctttatagacagatttGTCACGCCGACTAtcgtcagtgttctgtcggaaCCAGAACAcgtggtctttatagacagatttGTCACGCCGACTAtcgtcagtgttctgtcggaaCCAGAACAcgtggtctttatagacagatgatTTGTCTCGCCGACTAtcgtcagtgttctgtcggaaCCAGAACAcgtggtctttatagacagatgatTTGTCTCGCCGACTATCGTCAGCGTTCTGTCGACATGTTTGGTGGTGTTTAAGACAGATTTGTCTCGCCGACTATCGTCAGTTTTCTGTCGGAACCAGAACACGTTCATATACGACTTACTAATATCAATTATGTCTAGCTCAAGAGTAAAGCCGCTCACAATAGTCCTATATCACGGCAATTATGTTCACAAATCGAATACATTTGTTAACCTTTGTTTGACCATCACAATGATATCCATGCTAATCATTGGGGCAATATGGTTAAGTTGAAGACAATTGAAGTGATTTCCTACAAAACTTTAACCAATTATTGATTGATGGACGAAGACCGAAATTTGACCAGCATATATACAAAACGAAAATATTGGCAACAGAGAATTGGCCCGTCATATAACTGAACTTTAACATCTCTACCGATTGTGGTTTGATTATACATCACATTCTGGGATACTTGTACCGGGGTGAACTTAACCCTGAATACTCCGTTACTCTACCATCCATCAACTGATGGTGGGCAGTTCAAATCACCATTCGTCCGTGGTCCGCAGTCCGTCCGTAAGCAAGCCTTCGTTTTTTCATGATAAGTACTagaaagatatttcaaaaacttgttagtccctagttgtgcctatTCAATTCCGAGTtcgatcaggaaaacaaaatggccgacaggcaaccatcttgaattTTGCCAGTTGAAGTTTTTGTCACTTTATATTTTTGTCGAAGTGCTAGAAGCATAGTTCTCAAACTTGATGTGTAGGTTTACCTTGGCCCCTAATTGTGCCCATTCACATCgggaaacaaaatggccgacagtaGTCATCTCGAATTTTGACGTTGAAGATTGCTACCCCGGTATcgttatttcttgaaaagtactgaagAATGTTTTTCAAACATCATAATTATGAAGGAGCccattggtccctagttgtgacCATACGATAATATTAAGTCTGATCCAAGAAAACGGAATGgtcaacaggcagccatctttgattctGACATTTAAACTTCATTACCATGTACAATCCATTGATACGCATCCATCTTGGAATTTCACAACCTTCacaattttgttatcgctatttcatTATGGAAATGGAAATGTGTTTGTTCCTCTAGTTTAAGAACTAtcaaaagaagaaaataaagaaatgtttgTTGAATACTACATGTAAAAAACAGTCAATTATTAGAGGAAAGATGAGAAAAGTACAGAAAGTAGAGAAAAGTTCAAACTTACTTTGACCCAATTAACATCATACAATGATGGGTACAATGATGCCCCCGAGATCTCCTGGTAATAGAACTCTAGATTAATGATCTCTTATTATTGTCAGTATCCTCATCTCgaattctttttatttcattcttcaacattttcattccaacaataaatacaatacagaaaatataaaaaaaatatatactattTTAGCACCATAAACCATATTCATTCATTTAACACAATCAATTTGACATAGTGCCTGGAAACATAACCTAATCCTTAGATAATTTGTCTTAAATCCGCTCAATCCTCAATTTTCGAGGTAAAGATTATTTTAAGTAGAAAAATACTTTATATCAAAAGGCACTAAGGTTGAAACAAACCAATATTACAGTGAATCACTGCCCTCATTATTATCTTGGAAACTTTCCATAGTATCCACATCCAAACGAACTTTCACATCAGAACTACAGTCCAGCTCAGTTTCTACCTCGGAGTTTGCGGCCGAGATAATCACCACTTCCTCTTTAGAGTCTATTTTATCAACATCAGAATCTTTATCAATACCAGTCTCTGCAGTGTTATCTTGGATAAACTGATCCAAATCTAACTTCTCCTTGTGTACTGTTCCCTGTTCATCAACACAGGGTCCAGTTAAATGTTCCATCTGAAGACATTTGTTTTCCTCTGATTCAATACTCTTGTTAGTTTCATCCCCAATAGAGCGACTTGTAGCCAAACATTTGTCTTTTGCTGATTTTACAGTCCACTGCACAAGGATATCAGCTGCTGATGTTACGCTACACTGATCTTCTATTGTCAAGTTTGAAATTTCCTGAGGACCTAAggaaaaagaatatatatacatgtattaaaaactTAATGAATGAAACACAATATCTGGAATTAGACTtctatttaaacaaactttgtcCAGGAATTATGCAAACCAACCTAAAGGCAACTGTTTCCTCAAATTAGCTTGAGGACATATAAACATCTAACATTGGTCATTCAAGGTACCAATCTATGACATCATCTTGTATATATTTTGGTGTAGAGACAAAAATTATGTACCAACTCACTATTAAGTTTGTCAAATTTATCACCTTAATCAATCATTGATGCTGAATAGATAGACCTCAGAAAACACTGACAAACataatgaagatatatatacagaatttgCTTTGCAATATGTCTTTCCTGTGAAAAACCCAACCCATGGGGAATTCTTGGGAGAGAATGGTTTTAACAATCAAATTTGACTACTGCTCCTAAGAATCATGCTGGACTTACTAAGGAGACACTAGTGAAATATGGCCATTATTATAGACATTCTCACCAAAACTTGCTTCATGTAGTATTTTGTAGTAACCAGTCGCCTTGTCTGCTTTGAACATCGAGCAGAGCTGTACAGTGGTAATCACTTGATGGCCAAAGTGTCTGTCCACATCACCCTCATACAGGGACGGGTCGATCTTCTTAATGCCTATAAAGTGATCAAAATTGaatcaaaatacaaatgtacctatTCAAACAGTCATTGTGGCAGATTCTTTCAGAGacttgtacaaaagacacaattTAGTTAGCTACTGGTTACCAGTGATGCTACTGGGCCTATCACTATATAGATTTTTGTCACcaactatagtcagtgttctgcCTATGTGCAAAAACACAACGGAATAACATCTTTAGATAAGAATCACCAATATCAACATACAAACGTAGAAGGTGATTCAGAAACAGGCTCTTCCCTAACTTTAGTATTAATATATAACACTAAGTGAGTGGCatatttgatgataaatatgTTGTGGATCTAACTTACTTCACTACCAGTAACAAGATTATCCATCAGATCTCACCTTTTTGTCTGAGTTTACGGAAGTTTTTGGACAGTTTGGCTATTGTAACATGTGGTTTGAAATCTGACTTCTTGTCAGTGTTTTTAATTCCATGTTCAGCGAAAGCGTCATTTGCCACATCTGTAATGCAACAAGGCAAAAGTAAAGACATAAAAATAGTCACATTGTTAAGAAGGCCATcagattaaaacaataaaatatgttgtaaCATATTTTGGTGACAATTTTTTGTAATAACTGTATTCTTTTTTTCTATGCTGAAAATTCTAGTGTTGGTGCTTCACTGAATTATCTAGAGCTTGGCTAACTAGATTTGTTTGGTAGATACCCCCGTCAGAAGATATCACAAATACATTACCAGATATATGCTGTAGAACATTATGTTGACTCGGATCAGATGGAGTAACTTTGGCAAACAAGACATTATTCCTAAAATTTCCGATCCCGGTCACTCCCAACACCACCAGTCTGTCCTTGTAATCTGTAAATAGTCTGCTTGCACACAGATCCAATGCAGACATGGCTCTAGATAAAGGAAAGAAATAGAGATATCAGATTAAATCATTTCCATACATTATAGGTAAATGATTCGCAACATGCATGGAGACATCtcatatatttcaatttaagttCAGCAACAACCATAATTCAATGAAGGACGTTTTACACCGGAGGCATTTTTGCAGCTTTTAACAAAACTGATGCATAAAGTTGTCATGATTATTCCTCGAAGAACATTTTATGTACCTACCccggtatatatatcaatgacatCTATATGCATTAATCGAATAATTATCCCAGTATATAAGGACCATATATTGTAGCTACACTGTGTTTTGACATATGACATTGTAATGTCCTCAGTGACATTATACAGAGTATGACATCACATCAAGCTAACAATGCATTACCTACTTGGTCTATTCGGTCCTGTGTGAGCAAACAAAGGGGCATGACTGTAACGTGTAGTTTCCGGATAGACACCATGGCATCTATGAGTGGAGGATTCTGGGAAACAATTTTTTCCTGGACGTCAGCAAAGCTTTCATGgatctacagaaaattgaaaaaattatgAAAGAATAGGAAGTAACTCATTCAAATCTCAAGCCTGACAATTCCAAACTCTACCAATTTAGCCAAAGAAACATGCTCTGTCAGCTGAGTTACAGAAACCGTATTTAACCCTTTTTACAAGCCACCATAACCAAACCCCTTTTACATAATTACCGTAGGATTACTGATCTGAAGAGCGATGAAGTGATCAGGTGTCTCAGCAATCCTCTTTGcatgtttctttttctttttagatTTACTTGGTCCATCTTCAGAATCATCATTATTCCCCTTTTCTACACGGATCTTTGCCTTTTTTGACTTCTTTTTACTGGCACATGCTTCTTTGGAACTTTCTTTGGAAATTTGATTTTCCTCGAAAAGAATGCCAAAACCATCTTCAAGCCTATTTTCCAGGGGCCTTTCAATGTTTGCTTCACCTTCGTTTACACTTTTATCAGGTAAGCATTCTTCTGATCCAGAATTTGCTTTTAAATCTTCATCAGGCAACTCCATTTtcttttgtgaaaaaatatcaaggATATGGCCTGAATACTTGCTTTCACTGATTGATTGACCAATCTGAAGAAGAATATTTCAAGGTTTAGAACTAAATTAACAGaatttaactttatatattatttacaaatacaggtaaattctGGAATGAGAATAATGTTGGCTGTTAGAACACATGCACTCTCCCTTATTTTTAAGGCTCTAACACAAATCAAACTTATCATTACTGtggcggaactggactgggctgaaattcagtgaccaggtagctcaaatcTGGTTAGAGTGTttgtctagagtttggaggtcctgaGTTCAAGCTCTGGTCTCGTCACATTTTtctttcctgttacatttggCACCCAACTAAATACCCACAGAGGTGGTATAGGGTCTTGTATGTGTCTTTGGACCAAAtactttgttgaaggagggaggaatgtagtggaactggactgggctgatGCTGGTGATCAGGTAGATCAAATAGTTGGTGTTtgtctagagttcagaggtcacAGGTTTGAGTCCTGGTCTGGTCATTGCATTTTTCCTTTCCTGTTACATTTCTTTTTAGTGTTGCATTTGTGTCACACATATTTATGCTTAAGGAAAAATACTCCGCCTTGGGCTGAAACTAGCAACCTCTCGCTCATTAAAGAGAAATTCCCACCagcctgagctagtaaggtgacctttttttttatctaattccacaaatgtacatcatatctataactgtacatgtatcaatttAAAGAGCCAGACCAGTATTCAACCCCTTACTCTTAAAAACTAGACCCTGACCAGGAACATTAATCTTGCCTAGCTACaatttatttaatgaaaaaaagacATTAAATTGTGTGTATGATTAGGAATATCACTTAAACTGATATTGCAGCAGAGCAATCCTTCATCTGTTTATTCAACAATGTTAGTGTTACTAACCTGTATGCTCCTATATCTTTGTTTCTGTATACAGTAGCAGGCAGTTTGTTTCCATATTCTCTTGATGATTGTGTACTGCGCTACCATTCGAGTAAACATGGGTGATTTATCTAATATGCGGAATGTTATTTCATATTATTGCAAAATGAATTAAGAGTTGTTGCACCATCATTATCCAATCCATATCGTCCCCATACAGCTTTTACTGTATGTACTGTCTGGCATCCCGTCGTGAATGCAAGAATACTTCTTTTATGGTTCAgcttatatcatataatatggAAAGAGCGATGACAAAACACGTCGTAGAGTTTAAGTGGTGTTGTAAGAAATTTACGCCTCACTATCACATTTACGTATGATACATTAACTTACGTACGTAAGCCAGGCCTACAGCTACACTGTCGTATGCTATATCATCATTTACACTGTCGTATGCTATATCATTATTTCCTTCCGTTTCGCTTGCACACATAAAAGCCTATAAGAAAATTTGCAGACATTGAAAAGTTATCTGAAATGATATTTACTTATGTCTACACAGGCCATGGGTCGTCCGTTCGCCAACAGCGAACTGCGACACACAAGTAGGCCTAATATTATATATGTCGGATGAACGCTTCAAATTTAGAGTAAATCTAAGCATCTTCTAGACcatgatgaaaacaaaatctacgTCACACTTTCACTTTCGATTCACTAGGCCTAgcggctgttcaaatcgccctcACACCCGCCTGTCCATAAACATATGTTTTTATTCGCTATTTCTTCACAAATGATTGGAAGGATTATATATGTCGAAAACTTGATTTAATTAAACACTAAAgtgcacattgcattttgaaCGACGCCAGATAAACGAAAAATGGTCATCTTCGATCGACAGACAACAAATTTGGATTTAGACAGTTGGAGTTTGTTTTCACCAATAGTTTGCGTGTCAGGTACTCCTATATATAGGCTCCTAACTGAATTTTGTCTGAAAACACGGCATGAAATATTCTatgaaattttccattgtttcATATCTGTTCTTACAACTGATATTCTCTTTCCTATACCGACAATATAGAACCAAAATCCATATGATCAAAACTTCAGACATATATCCGCAACAGACGACACCCTTAAATGATCCTTCTTTCCGCACACCACAGTCTAATTGAATGTCCTGCTACTGTACACGCCTACAGAGATCAGCTGTCCGACTATAGCTATACTAACAGGGGGTAGGCGCGGACCTACATATATCCTTGACCAGACCTTATCAAGGATATGCAGACGGGCCTTACTCGGGAGAGGCTATTATTTTAatctgacaattttttttatgtaggtCCGCGCCTACCCTCTGTGGCTGTACTCGCACCTCTTCTACACTTGAGTTACTATAGTTTTatgttaatttcaaaataacacaaaGAGAAAGggaaattattttaaacaattttgcGTCCCCCATGCACTCCAGGTAACTTTCTATGCAAAGAAGGTCTGATGAAACTATATAAAAAAGAAGAGAAGTACGAAGTATTGGAAAGTTATATCGAACTTGATGTATAGGTTTACCTTTGTCTCTAATGACAGATGGAGTTTTGATATTGCTATTTATCAGATAGTTCTTGACGGATGTCAGCTTGTTTTAAAGAGCAAACGAATACAGAATAAAGTAGAGAAAGGATCAATCCTAACTTTAAAAACATCGGCGTACAAGAGGAGATATGGATAATACATTCAAGATAGTTAATATAAGTAGAGTCACAGCGAACTTTTTTCCAGATGGATCGTAAAAGTAGAAAAATGATGACACtctaattattttttaaaatgttgcaACACTGATCTCAGATGAAAAACCTTCCTCAGTCACCGCATTATCTATATATGGAAAAATATCCCGGAGTATGTCATAGACTCATGTAATGTTAATTAATTCTAAATGAGATTGAATGACCATGTATATGTAAACGTACCGTTTTAATGTATAGttattatttagatatattgtaaatcaatACCTTGAGACATAAATTGAATTGCTGTAACTATTTTATGGACAGCGAGGATTTAGTCTGCGTTTATATCGTATAATCGTATTAGATAGAATTTATAACTTTCTATCAATGAAGAGCATTCAATATGGTGGGCGCCATCCC from the Pecten maximus chromosome 4, xPecMax1.1, whole genome shotgun sequence genome contains:
- the LOC117326039 gene encoding uncharacterized protein LOC117326039 translates to MSALDLCASRLFTDYKDRLVVLGVTGIGNFRNNVLFAKVTPSDPSQHNVLQHISDVANDAFAEHGIKNTDKKSDFKPHVTIAKLSKNFRKLRQKGIKKIDPSLYEGDVDRHFGHQVITTVQLCSMFKADKATGYYKILHEASFGPQEISNLTIEDQCSVTSAADILVQWTVKSAKDKCLATSRSIGDETNKSIESEENKCLQMEHLTGPCVDEQGTVHKEKLDLDQFIQDNTAETGIDKDSDVDKIDSKEEVVIISAANSEVETELDCSSDVKVRLDVDTMESFQDNNEGSDSL